A single Venturia canescens isolate UGA chromosome 1, ASM1945775v1, whole genome shotgun sequence DNA region contains:
- the LOC122419239 gene encoding protein 60A-like, producing MILDVMDRMTKKFNGFVEITYTRVTTLTVYLVVLSLPAIEDVLSLSSPNSHNSGLYVDNGQDQTVIYRLTTQEEKIALEHEILKLLGLPDKPNNVNGKTPMIKRSAPKFLLSIYEKSFEDERKSERNAKKEEYDFYFTKNDLKIINQSDSIVTFSAQQKHRTGKPERVKRIWFNVDAAPKDELMTLAELRLYRGPDAKNLKNRGAFTITVYRVTRSSEGERRMQFVDTTNTTAGQEGWITLNVTESLDHWMNNPQDNKGLYLSVYSIDRSSHETRPEDIGIVGFKGDAERQPFMTGFFKSTRLNQLRIYHRSSLDDIEILSIHKKKRDTYNIRNLLADYYNRMASHHSNKPCGINTLYVSFKDLQWQDWIIAPDGYDAYYCAGECKFPLTSHMNATNHAIVQTLVHLARPSTIPKPCCIPTKLSTISVLYFHDDQNVVLKKYKNMAVRACGCH from the coding sequence ATGATTTTGGACGTTATGGACCGGATGACCAAGAAATTTAATGGATTTGTTGAGATAACGTACACGCGCGTCACAACTTTGACAGTTTATCTCGTAGTTTTATCGTTACCAGCGATAGAAGATGTTCTCAGTCTATCGAGTCCGAATAGTCACAACAGCGGTCTGTACGTGGACAACGGACAAGATCAAACGGTAATTTATCGGCTAACTACGCAGGAGGAGAAAATCGCGTTGGAACATGAGATACTAAAACTTCTAGGGCTTCCGGACAAGCCGAACAACGTGAACGGCAAAACTCCGATGATCAAGAGATCAGCACCGAAGTTTTTGCTCAGCATATACGAGAAATCGTTCGAagatgagagaaagagcgaacgGAACGCAAAAAAGGAAgagtacgatttttatttcacaaaaaacgATCTGAAAATAATCAATCAGAGCGATTCGATCGTGACATTTTCAGCACAACAGAAGCATCGAACTGGCAAACCTGAGAGAGTCAAAAGAATATGGTTCAACGTGGATGCTGCCCCGAAGGATGAGCTTATGACCTTGGCAGAGCTCAGGCTCTACCGAGGACCAGATGCTAAGAATCTTAAAAATCGTGGTGCTTTTACGATAACCGTTTACCGGGTAACTCGATCGAGCGAGGGCGAACGTAGAATGCAATTTGTCGACACAACCAACACTACGGCTGGTCAAGAGGGATGGATAACTTTGAACGTGACCGAATCCCTGGATCATTGGATGAATAATCCCCAGGACAACAAGGGTCTTTACTTGTCGGTTTATTCGATCGATCGTTCGTCTCATGAGACGAGACCCGAAGATATTGGTATTGTAGGGTTCAAGGGTGATGCCGAGCGACAACCCTTCATGACAGGCTTCTTCAAAAGCACCAGGCTCAACCAATTGCGGATTTACCATCGATCGAGCCTCGATGATATCGAAATCctttccatccataaaaaaaagagagacacTTACAACATACGTAATTTATTGGCAGATTACTACAATCGCATGGCTTCACACCATTCGAACAAACCGTGCGGAATAAATACTCTTTACGTTAGCTTCAAAGATCTTCAATGGCAAGATTGGATAATTGCCCCCGATGGATACGATGCTTATTATTGTGCCGGTGAATGCAAGTTTCCTTTAACTAGTCACATGAACGCGACGAACCACGCCATTGTCCAGACCCTCGTCCACCTCGCTCGACCCTCAACAATACCCAAGCCTTGCTGCATACCAACCAAATTATCAACAATATCTGTCCTCTATTTTCATGATGACCAAAACGTTGttcttaaaaaatataaaaacatggCCGTTCGTGCGTGCGGTTGTCATTGA